Below is a genomic region from Schistocerca americana isolate TAMUIC-IGC-003095 chromosome 1, iqSchAmer2.1, whole genome shotgun sequence.
taatagaaattcatttgtcaaaaaaaaattgtaaagcctttggaatactgttattacTGCAGAGTGAGGTAGTACTAAGCacacctctgatgtgatcggatatatttttgtattttggacgaacaatgtaattttggctttgttgatgtgaaaattcaaaatacGTGAGACAataaattatcgtaaaaacaaaaattctgcaatgaCATTCTTCAAATTTTTTTAGATCAATTGAACCATAGGAACCtagaatgtgagaatttcagcttcaagaatcagacccataGACATGAAGAACTAGAGCCAACTGTGCAAGAAAAGTGtactgtaaatcttactcctctcgaattgTTATAAAAGACTTTACCATAGTGGTCAGAAGCAACAACAAGGAAGGAGGGGTAGATTACAATATGTACTGTGTAATACGATTCAGAGTAATGAATCCTTACACAatctttaatccatacttccacactatttcAGTAGCACATTGTGTAAATAGATGCGAGCTGCTGCCCATGCCTATCCACAGGCACTGCGCAGCTGCAACACTGTTAATGCCGACGCATAGGGCATTGGGACAgtgtgggagaggggagagcggaGATCAAGAGTTATGCTTGCTCAAACAGGAAaacacgtgagggcagctgatgttattgcacatATGTCATCTTActtaaggagaggtttactatctttagtccgaaaaaagcatgttccttgagaatttttttctcggggtgtgttatagatatcaatatcaaatttggtcaaaatgtttagtcAAATATggtaaaaatgtttattgatatttcctctacaaactggaattttttcgaccgggaatgtcgaagagcaaaggcggaagtgccgtcggaatgaaacaaaatttcgatgtagacctccacgcgcggtatgtcgcaGGTCAGCCggttcgtctgaaatcaaaattgagttgacgttagcgaagtatacaaGATTCTTTagtagttgtacctcgcttaagttatttggaccataggaaacaaaatggcggccatttgaaaaaaatagggttttttttttcatcgatttttcgacttcgtcggcgaaGTTAAAatgtttatagttgatggatcggaaaaaAAGTGGTgcgactcctagacaatttagttagcttcgtcggaaataaAGAACCATGCCAAGCGGTTCAGTACATTTGAAGTTACCGAACTGCGCGATAAAAAAAAggcatttcgagaaaaacgcgtttgaagttttgactacatataaatgcaatattatgcaacttacgttcaatctgctattccgggtccataaactaatcCTTCCTCTTccccatagagggcgttctgctcgatctgggccatcctgcgctgctccagagccgctcgtacggccggtgacaaacggttttcggccgcttgaatgcggtggtcgtccgaatgcttggcgaactgcgtcgaatagagtaccagggtgacgtccatcattATCATGgttttcagaattgctgaatacccttcgttgaagctgctcattgtcaggaaagtcgcaatctccacagtcttcgtacCAGAATGCAGAtgattgggggctaacttccaaacacatgcgttcaaactttcatttgaattttgtgtgtttcctcccaagcaccggtacgataactcgtcctccgaaagaaaaaaactggtgcgtgaaaagggccgatttcaggcaggtgcatttttttgttcaactgcgaataacaaacatttccattccttattcggaaaaaccgtttcaggcgtatatgctaaacacttttatggatccaaaaatgcaattttaaaaaaatcgatttttttaacctaaagatagtaaacctccccttaatcacCAACACTCATCATAACACTAATACGTGAATGAAACAGTCATATTTCACAAAAGATAGTGCAGCGTGGATTACAAATGCTAGGAAAAATTATACACGAAACATACCTGACTGACTGACAATGCTTGAAAGAGGACTTCAGTACTCTCATATGAAATTACTAAGAAGCCTGCTGCAAAATCTGCATGGCAATGTGTGCGACACGAACTTTCCAAAGAAACTCAAAGACTATCTGGTGGAAAAAGGAATTTTACAATGTTGAAGAGTGTTTAtcacattaaatttgtatatattgtaattTATAATGAATGATGTTAGAATGTAAGCAGTATTGTTAGGAAATAATTGGTAATGAATGTTTTGTGTTTTTGATGTGTCCTGTATTACACATACTTTTATTCTGCTCAGTGTAAGTGTACAGTATCAAACGAAATTCATTTCAATGTCAGCGTATACATATGTTGATACTGTGCTACATCGACATTATGACGCATTGAGGATGCAGGATGTTGGGATTATTATATGAAGAGTAGAAATGCAAAATGCTCTACTGCTTTTCTCACACAACACGCGTTTTCAGTCGTGTTGTGATCTTGGTACTATGTTGAATGTCCCTAGACTTGTTCATCATGGAGAAAATGTTTGTAGCATTCATAACTAGATGGAGCTTGGTATTTGTGCCAAACCGTGCTTCTTTCAGGAGTCCCACGTACCATGTATTAAGATCTCCATTTTGCCTAGTATGGTTTGAAGAGGTAACAAACAAGGTTCTGTGAGTGAGTAATTTTACATACACGAAGAAAGGTAAGCAAGACATTTGTTCTAAACGATTTATACGAGACTGTTGAGTCATCTAAAGCTATGAATCTATTCCATATCATTTCAGTGCATATAACTGCCTTCTTTAttttaaaaatgctgctgaaacgttGCAAGTATGCAAGATCTCCAAATGCAGTGCCATAAAAATGTCTTGTACTCATTCATTTCAAACACAtattaaaaattcttactctgaaatAGAAGAATAGATAAAGAAATGTATTCAAAAGAGGAAATACCATGGCTGATGTATGCTATGCGATGCTTCATTCGAAAGACTGACCATATTTATCAGTTGAAACGCATAAAGACTTGTTGACGATGTTGccattcttccacaacagcacaggCAGACTTTACTATAAACATTGCAACATACAATCCCACCAGAACAGAGTTACATAAGAAACTGAAGTTagcagatttttttctttattcgcTTTTCTTATTcccttgtaaaatatttaaaagtaagagaaatagtttttttttttttgggtacatGTCTAAAAGTGAAACTGTTATTGTTATATTTCTGTACTTCTATTATCAGAAATGAAATGTAGTGCCTCAGTGTTAATGACACTTCAAACATAAACTTTCTTCTTGGCACATCAACACAACCAATTTGCTTGTGTTGCACTTAGAGTATtcttataaatttttttattttctagttacattcattattttttacaGTGAGGAGGTGGGTGGCATAATTCTGGGCTATCAGAATACCTTCTCATGTTTTTTTGGACACAAATAAGTTATATACAGCAAAAAGTTCATTCCTTTGTGATTCTCCAGAGAAATCTGCGACTTTACATTTAGAatgctttccatttccagtctacatataTCTTCTTTACAAGATACTCGAATTATGTTTCCAATACATTATGCTTTTGATATGTTGGGCTTTTGATGAATCGACAGATGACGATGCTACAATTACATAAGATTTGGTATGTAGGACATTTGCAACTGAGAGGCATGGTAATTAGTTTAGAGAGATCTGTTTCAGTTGTACTAAAGTTTATTTATACTGTGACTggttttgtgattttaaaaccccATTTTCAGGTGTATGAAATAATTGATTATTATAATACACAAGATGCGGTCGGGTCAGTCCGTACAAAAGCTTCAGTCATTGCATACTGACAGAAACTGTCTGTTGCAAGGCGGCTGCACGACTGTCAGTAGTGGCTGAAGTTGGCTTTCCAGCCAGTATGCAGTGATTGGAGCTCTTCCACTGAGTGGCTCAACCGCATGTTATGTGCTATCAAATATGGTACTTTCATACACTTGAAGATGGGATTTTGAAATcctgaaaccggtcgtggtttCAATACGTATTAGTACAATTGAAGTGGATTTCGCTACATAAGTTTTCGTAGTACAATTAATCGGACATAAAACACTGATATTTTCGAGGTGTCAGAATTGTAGATTATTATTTCAGAGACATTATTAGGTTCGAGTAAACTGACCATTGACATTTGTTCTAAGAGAAATCTGTGGTTCTTGATTTACCCACAAGTGCCCTAaagaaatttgtttaatttttattaacACCTAGTTAACACTAACGTTGATAATAATACAATTTATAGGACTGGTTActtacactaaacacacacacacacacacacacacacacacacacaaaggcgcgcgcgcacacacctaCGCTGACAGTATGGCAGAGAGAGACAGAGTTTTTCTTAGAACTTGAAAAACCTTTTAGGTCAGATCCTCATACATCAAGTAGTTGTTAATTTGTTTATGAAGAAAAGCCAGGGGACAAATTtgtggagaatgagattttcactctgcaccggagtgtgcactgatatgaaacttcctggctgattaaaactgtgtgccgggctgggactcgaactcggtacctttgccttccgcgagcaagtgctctactatctgagttacccaagcacgactcacgtcccgtcctcactgctttacttctaccagtacctcgtctcctattttccatactttacagaagctctcctgcgaccttgcagaagtagcatttCTGAAAGAAGGTAGGACACgtggtactgggagaagtaaagctgtgagcacggggcgtgagtcgtgcttgggtagctcagatggtagagcacttgccctcagaAGAcagaggtccggagttcgagtctcggtccagcacacagttttaatctgccaggaagtttcaaatttgtgGAGGAAGACCGTGGCCTGATTACATTACagtcaggttcaaatgaatgttataaagaataATGTAGAAATAAAGAGACTTGCTCAGAGCACCTTGGCACAAAGAGCTACAGTACGTCCAACCAGTGTCGAGCGTCTAGAGCACTCTGGCAGCATGTAAGAGGAAGTATGAAAAAGTTATTACTTGCATTCAGTGCCTTGTAGAAGTACATGGAAAATACAGTTACCGAAAACGGGTCGATTTTGGCCTTTTACCGAAGGGACACTACTAATTTCTGAATATCGATGTAACGTGCACAAAATACCGCATTTCGGACTACCGTCGCAATTTGTACGGACAGGCACGCGGGTGCCGGAGCGCTGTGCCTGGCAGCCGAGGCCGGCTGCCGCGAGGCGGTGCGCGCGTTGTCTGCGCCCGCGGCCGCCGGGCCCGACGCGTGGGGCAGCACGGCGCTGCAGTGGGCGGCGGCGCGCGGCCGGGACGCGGCGGTGGCGCTGCTGCTGGAGGAGGGCCGCGCAGACGTGCGCGCCGCGGACCGGGACGGCGTGACTGCGCTGCACGCGGCCGCCGCCCGCTGCGGCGCGCCCACCGTGGAGGCGCTGCTGCGCGCCGGCGCGGACCCGGCCGCCGCGGACGGCGAGCTGGCGCAGCCGCTGCACTGGGCGGCCGCCGCGGGCAACGCAGCCGCGCTCGCCGCGCTGCTGGAGGCGTGCCGCGGCCGCACGTGCGACCCGCCCGACGCCAGCGGCCAGACGCCGCTGCACTACGCGGCGCGCGCCGGCTGCGTGGCCGCGGTGCGCGCGCTGCTGGCCGCGGGCGCCTACCGGCGCGCCCTGTGCGCCGGCGGCCGAACGCCGCTGCACGTCGCGGCGTTTCACGCGCGACCCGCCACCGTGCGCCTGCTGCTGGCCGACGGCGCGCAGGATGTCAACAGGCCCGACGACCACGGGCAGACGCCGCTCTACTGCGCGGCCGTGGGCGGCAGCATCGCGGCGGTCGCCCTCCTGCTAGCTGCCGGCGCCGACAAGGCGGTCTGCAACAAAGCCGGCTTCTCCCCGCAACGGGTGGCGCTCGACCAGGGCCGCCACGACCTGGCTGCGGTTCTGGACGAGAACGACGACAGCCCGGTCGTCGACGAACGCACGGTTTGTATGACCCTCCGTAGACTGACTTAAATTAGTTAGCATCTACCGTTCGAGACTCGAAATGTAACAGGTAGACTGCACACAAAATAACTTGACTCGTGCATCCTCAGTTGGCAGAGGGTACACTGACTGGTTGTAGCTGGTCCGCCATTGTAAATAATCACCATAGCATAGGGCAGTTTGACAGTTGCACCCATCATTCAGGCGCATATCTCACATAACTTCGCCACAGCCAGTGAGCTTGGTTAACTCAATGTGACCAATACATTGACAAACATACAGGGTGGCCCCAGCATTAACTCCCTATTAAAACTGTTTATAACTTTTTAAATAGTTAAACAATTTTCATAACACAAAATAATGTTGTTACGGCGACCGGAAGAGCcgcggggttgaaatgacggaaaacgcggcaggacccgcggagcggcccgcgaacaacactacggagaggacggacacgaccaacgaagcaCCTTACAACAACAACGAGACAACAAAGAAAACCTAACTCAGACAACCACGTACACTTgtaaacaaaacacgaaagtaaatacgctgtctaaggcgaggcgatatgTCCAGAGAAGTACACAACGTTACAATGGCTGGCTGTGCGAGAGGCAGGCGCTGAAGTACtctatcggggacgccgctattggccgctgcaaccacgtgtcccactgtggcgccctcacgctAAATGCGGGCTGGGAGGCGCGCGcgaccacagcttacggcgcgatggtgcagaggccTCTAGGGGTctttgacgtccatgacgtctggcggggattcaaatttcgcggcgcgcggtaccagacatgTGTTGTTCCTTACAGTGCTAGAATTGTCATGCACCGTTAAAATTCAGCATAAGTGCCACTGTTACCTATCAGATTCTGTAAATGGATCTGGATGTTTGCGGTAGACTTCTGTAGGCAATCCAGCAGCATATTTCCAAGAACTTGGTGCATTCGGTCCTccagttcatcaagagtttttGGTTTTGTATGATGAACTTCCTCTTTTGCCCCACCCCCAGAGGAACAAATTGCAGGGCATTAGGTCAGGACCCCTTGCTATACGTTCGAGGGGGCCGTGGCGTCCCAACCACCCTCCAAGAAAATGAGTGTCTAGCCACCCGAGGACAGGATATGCAAAATGATTAAGATTATGTCATCCTAATTATTCCATGTGGATACAGTATCGTGAACACAATTTCCAAGCATATCAAGGTACTGTTCTGCATTCATTGTGTCCCAAATGATATATGGGCCCACAACTTTTGTAGATCATATGCTGCACCATTCTGTGACCTCTGGTCGATGTTGGCTTTGTGCAGCAATCATCCTTCGATCCTCTGTTGCTCAATAATAACATCTGTGACTGTTAACACGGCTTCATCTCATCACAGGATATAACTATCACACCAGCCCTCAAACCAAGCAAACATAATCTCTCCATATTCCATCACAGTCTTCCAACAATAATTCCTGGCAGTAATGTGGTTTCCATGGACGAAAATTCAACTCTTTCATCAGAAAAGTTcgcattgtgtgtcagttaaaaccACCGCCACGAGATGCCTGTCTTTGTGATTTCTGAGAACTTCGGGTGAAAATTTTCTGAAGGACCGGCACATTTTCCTCCGTCCTTGATGTTGAGGGTTCTCACTTCTCCTAACATCTGATGTCTGATGCAGAACCTGTCTCCGTTACCTTTGAGTGGCAATTCCTTATAGTTTCTGAATCTACCGAGGCACAAGGTCCTTTCACTCTTCGTCTCCATCTCTGTACTTGTATCATAGATGCCAGAATGCCAGCTGAGCCCTCTAATGCAAGGCTAGATGTTGTGCCATCATCCCCCAATGATATCGGCAATGACATAAAAGAAATGAGATATAATACAATACACTCTACGACTATAAGGAAcaaaatgttttttgtttcttggaaATTAGTAAAGTATTAGAAAAGTTATAAACAATTTTCAAAAAGGAGTTAATACTCGCCCAGCCTGTAGCGTGCAAAGCCAATGTTCTCTCACTAGACTACTGAAAAATAAATAGTCACACAAAAATGGATCAACCAGACCAAAACAAGCCCAACTGACGGTGGGCAGCAAAAAATCTCCTAaaacaaataaagataaaaaatagtTTAGCATGGAACATTGGTTACTATGATACTGACattgtaaaataaaatataagtgTCAAGAAAAGCATGTCCCTGATGACCTGTACTTCAGTATTACCTAAATATAATATTTTCATCTAGATCTTTCCTGAAATAGTGAAGCCTTGCAAAGAACTTGTGCCTGTTTTTCCACTCCTTCTTTACTCTCTTTATTGTGCAACTCGAATAGATATTCCTGTATCCCCTGAGCAATCTTTTTAATGAGTTTGTTGCTTCTTCATTTGCCTGTTGTAACAAAAACTTTGTGGCAGTGCGTTTAATCGCACTTGCCGAACCTAAAGCGCGCAAAGTCTGTGGTGCCTTGCTAGGTAGTAAACAGATCACAATAAAAACACTTTTACCGTACGCAAGTAGCCTACTGACAGTTAACTGGGGCAGTCACCCTTCAGAACAGCGGGATGGACTCGTCCAACACACGGGACGATAAAGCGTTTCTGCGCAGGGGTCACGTCACTGTACGCTAGCCTAGGCCTAGGGCGTGAGCTCTACTGTCTGCAGGCAGCTGCCACAACGCTCCACTCTCTGTGCCCACAGAAAATCTCTTTCAGCTCTCTAGCTCTCGCAAAAATTCGTAAAACAATCTTAAATCCACATACAGTACAGATCTCTATATCGTCTCTTACAATGtcaaaaatctgttcttaattttaattaggtcCATGCTTATGTTAATTTTTCTCCCATCTCTCAAACGACTTCAACTTCTCACGTCatataagaatttttaaaaaaatcagtgaaAATAGTAAGTTTTGCTCCAGCATTTGGTGACAGCTAGCTTCTGGCAAATCACGCAATTTCCATGTTTCCAACATTTCTTATCAGGTCATATTTCGAGAATTTTGAATTCACTGAAATActtcttttccattgaataacgaAATACCTCGACTTTCCAGAGCTGAATATCACAGTGTTTTTGATGTGTATCAGCTTCAGTTGTTTGCAATTTTGCCAACATTTAACTTTTATGAAGTAAGTCTCTTACCCCCTTCAGAACCCgtgtaaaaattctgaaattcacgTACGCCCCACTTTCAACTACTTTCGTAGTATGGCGCACGAATTCGCTACATGCATCTCGTACTTGTCAACTGCTCACTGAGAACTGACAGTGCATATGAACAGAGAGCATGTTACGAAGAATTCAGAAAAGGGCGCTTTTGTGGATTGAGTGGCGTGCAACACTAAGTCTGATGGAACAGTTCCTGGTTGTCCTTGGCCTATACCCTTTGGATTCACAGATAAGCAGGTGTGAGCAGCGTACTGTCTTCAAAGAGGAGATACAGTTTGCTTCTGATCACAGGCTCATTGCAAAGTCGGAAGTGAAAAAAGGTGAAAGAGAGTTACAATCTGATTTGGACAGTATTACGATGGGCAGACGTGTGCTCTACGTGGCCTTTTCGAGTGTAGGTGTACGGCGCAAAATGATGCACATACAACGGTCATGAAGTGTTACGTTTCTTGGGTAGTCACAGTCTTTATTCACAATAAAAAGCAGAACAGATAGAAAGGTAGAAAGGAAATGAGTACATATAGGCCAATTCAGATGAGAATAGGTAAGTGATCAACAGCTAGTTGTTTACAGACCCGCTATCAGAGCAACAACCAATCTGAGGACGAGCATGGTTCCGCCTtctgttttgttcacagttgccatATCGCTTCGTGGACGACGCTTACGGCCACTAACGTAACTGATGTGATTAGGTTTCGTCATTTGCTTCGTTTCCTTgtcctgaccttttttttttttttagacacaaTTCGCAAAAGAATATCTGCAGCTAATAGCGAAAGTGAGCAGCAAAGTGATAAGAATATTACAATCCCCCAACGAGAACTCAGTCTTACAGATAAACCGAAAAAGGACGAGGGAAACAGTGCAGAATTACGTACCTGTTGCTTCCATAGCTATATTGAGCATGCAAGTAGCAGCAGACTGCCGACATCGCCCCTTCTTATGTGCATTACTCGGCACAGCGAACTGGTTACATGGCCAGGGTGACAGCACCATCGTTTTTACGCCCAAGGAGCAGGGAGGGGAGATATCAGTAGTGTATGTTCCAGTGGAAACCTTACAAAAGGCAGCACCACTAATAACGTCTTACCTGATAGACCTATTAAATGACACTCTGCGTCAGGGTAGGGTGCCCGCATAATGGAAAACAGGCAACACTATAATCATCAAAAAATCAGTAAAGACCCATCAGGACCTAAGACTTACAGACCTGTATGCTTTATCAACTCCCTAGCTAAGTGGAACAGCTCCAATGTAACTGCCTATGGGAACATACGGAACACTATGGCCTTAGCCCTAACCACTATGGGTTCAAAGTAGACAAACCAGTAGACAATACAGTAAATGCAGTCTTTCACACCATAGGGAACACTGAATGTAAGTATGCTATCTTAATCGCCATTGTAGGCACCTTCAACAGTCTTTGGCCCCTTGCATTGTCTGCTCGATTCCATGACCTTCAGGTACCAGCATCCAGTACAATAGATCACTCAGTTAGTGCATAAACTGAGTCGCAGACTGATAGGCAGGAAACTGGAAAGTAGTCAAAAAGATTACATAGGATGCCCCCAAGGATTCATTTAT
It encodes:
- the LOC124613237 gene encoding CARD- and ANK-domain containing inflammasome adapter protein-like; this encodes MNPECDRHAGAGALCLAAEAGCREAVRALSAPAAAGPDAWGSTALQWAAARGRDAAVALLLEEGRADVRAADRDGVTALHAAAARCGAPTVEALLRAGADPAAADGELAQPLHWAAAAGNAAALAALLEACRGRTCDPPDASGQTPLHYAARAGCVAAVRALLAAGAYRRALCAGGRTPLHVAAFHARPATVRLLLADGAQDVNRPDDHGQTPLYCAAVGGSIAAVALLLAAGADKAVCNKAGFSPQRVALDQGRHDLAAVLDENDDSPVVDERTGGATASSTLTYAYEQETTRNWFAAQALHWAAEEGNDDEVVRLLQAGVAPVDAADADGLTALHLAAAHCGERAVRALLEARADPHARAGDGRSPLHCAAATGRTANVRALLEAGAGPNVPDAKEERPLHLAAAAGAVATVHALLDGGATGDARSADGRSPLLFAAWYGHAAAVDALLTAGGADVTVTNRNGRSALQCAARSGSVLTARLLLAAGADVNVRDRNGKTAVDVAKKRDHKVLLKVLRES